GCACTCCGGAAGTGTGCATTATTTCTTCTGGTCCCCGGAGGCGCGCTTGGAGCGATGGATCGACAAAGCCGGGTTGGAGGCAAATGAACTCCGCGAGCACAAGGCCTTTCGCAAGCGCTGTGATCGTACCTTGAAGCGGATCAAGCGCTCGGCGAAGCCCTGGCTTGGGCGTATTCACGAAAGCTACCAGAAGTTGATGCCCGAGGTAAGTGAGCGGGGTTTGACGCTGGGGGTCGAAAATCGCGAAGGGCTCGAGGAACTTCCGATCGACAGCGATTTTGAAGCCTTTCTTGATGCTTTTGAGGAAGGCTCGCCTGTGGGTTACTGGCACGACTGTGGGCACGCCCAGCTAAAGCACCAGTTCGGTTTGATGGACCATGCCGAACATCTGGAAAAGATGGCCCCGCGACTCATCGGTTTTCATCTGCATGATGTCAGTGAAGGCGGTAAGGACCATCAAACGCCCGGCACAGGCGTGATTGATTTTAAGATGATCGCCCGGTTTGTCCGGCCCGAGCATAGCCTGACGCTTGAGCTCAGCCCTTCGCTGACGAAGGATCAGGTGCTGCAATCCAAAGATTATATTGCGGATTGTTTGGCATAGTTAGCGACATTGTGACGCAGTGAATCGGTGCGACGGGTTTTTGTGCCATAGTGTGTCATATTGACTCTTTCCCTCTGGAGCTATGGTTTTCTAAGTGACTAATATTCAGTTATATGTAGACGTTACTTAGGCTGGTATCGTTTATGCACTATTCCTTTTGAACTTCAATCAAACGAAAGGAATACATCATGAAACTGATACGCTATGAATACCCACAGTCTCCGGCTGCATCCGCATTCAATCGTCTCTTCGATCTAGGCGGCTCTTCAATCGACCGCTTCGGTTCGATCTTCGACGATTTTTTTGGCGGCACGACCGGATTCGCTCAACCCGCTGCTGATCTCTATGAGGATGAGCACAACTACTATGCCCGCTTCGAGCTGCCCGGCATGAAAAAGAACGAGGTCGATCTCGAGCTGGAAAATTCCGTCCTCACCATTAGCAGCGTCAGCGTCGAAAAGTCGGACGAATCCGAATCCCGCGCGAGCTTCCAACGCTCGATCTCGGTTCCGGACGGTGTCGACCTCGATGCCGTGTCGGCCGCAATGAAAGACGGCGTGCTGACGGTGACCTTGCCTAAGGCCGAGGCCCGCAAGCCACGTCAGATTACCGTCAAATAAACCATTCAACCGAAACAGAAAGGAAACTTACACCATGAGCAGCACAGAACTACAAACCTCCACCGCAACGGAAGCGACACCGACTAAGAGCCAGGCCCGTACCTGGCGCCGTCCCGCCTACGATGTGAGTGAAAACGAAGATGCATTCAACGTCCGCGTTAACCTGCCCGGCGTAAGCCGGGACGGACTCGATATCTCCATCGAGGACGAGACACTCAGTATCACCGGGAGCCGCGCCGAGGTATTGCCGGAAGGATGGCGACCGCTTCGCCGCGAAATGCCGGTCGGTGATTATCGGCTGGAACTCCGCTTGAATGTCGCCGTGAACGAAGATAAGATCAAAGCCAAGGTCGAAGACGGTGTGCTTGATTTGACTCTGCCCAAGGCAGACGAGGTGAAGCCACGTAAGATCAAGGTGAGCTAATCCAAGCGTAAGATGAGGTATGCAGGGCAGGGGCCGTACGGTCTCTGCCCTTTCTTTATTGTGCTGATCGATGAAGGCGTTATGCCTTAGTCCATATCGTACACAGGATCGCATCGCATCCTGCCGAGATAACTCCCTTTTCTAACCCCGACAGTCGACAGATTATGAAATTGATCAAAGCCATCGTGAAGCCCTTCAAGCTGGAAGAAGTGAAAGAAGCTCTCTCTGAAATCGGAGTGACCGGCATGACCGCCTCTGAAGTTAAAGGCTTCGGTCGCCAGAAAGGCCACACCGAGATTTACCGGGGCAGCGAATACACGGTGGATTTTCTGCCCAAGACCATGATTGAAACGGTGGTGGAGGACGATGTGGTCGAAAAGGCTGTCGATGCCATCGTCAAGGCTGCCAAAACCGGTAAAATCGGCGACGGCAAGGTCTTTGTCCTCCCGGTGGAGCAGGCCGTCCGTATCCGCACCGAAGAGTCGGACGAAGACGCGCTTTAGTCAGAGGGCAGAAGCCTGAGGCCAATAGAGTAGTAGAGGCTCCGCTCATGACGGGCGTAGCCTCGGCGAAGCCTCTTGCGGATGCCGGGTCGTTACCCCGCGCCGATCGGTATTTTAGAAGTGGTATTAGTCCAAGATCGCCCTTTTTGTTGCTACCAGCAAACTTTCATCAACACTGCGATGCATGCCTAAAAAGAAAACCTCGAAAAAAACCGCGGCGAAAAAAACGCCCAAGAAGTATCAGGCTCCGGACTTTCTAGTCGATTTGCTCAACGCCCGTTCGCCCACCGGACATGAGTATGAAGCTCAGGCCGTGGTGGATCGTTATGTCGGGGACAAGGTGGACGCCTACCGCCGCGACACCATGGGTAACCGGTTTGCCACCGTGAACGAAGCGGGTGACCCCAGCGTGCTCTTCGCCGGCCACATTGATGAACTTGGTCTGATCATTACCTACATTAACGACCAGGGCTTTCTTTATTTTGATACCCTTGGGGGGCACGACAAAACCATGATCTCAGGACGCCGAGTTTCCATTCTAACCAAAGAAGGCGAAATCAAGGGCGTGACCGGTAAGCGCGCGATCCACCTGATGAGCCCGGAAGATCGCAAGAAGGTTCCGGAGACCCATGAAATCTGGATCGATATTGGTGTGAGTAGCCGGGAGGAAGCGGAGAAGCTCGTCCGGATTGGCGATCCCGCCATTTACGATCAAAGCTTTGAACTGATTCGTGGTAGTGTGGGCGTGGCCCGCGCCTTTGATGACAAAGCCGGTGCCTACGCGGTGCTGGAAGCGGTCCGTCGTTTGACTAAGGGCAAGCTGACTGCGCGCGTAACGGCTGCCGCCACCACGCAGGAGGAAATCGGCACCCGTGGCGCGATGACCGCCGCCTATTCCGAGAAGCCTGATTTCGCGATTGCGGTGGATGTGGGGCATGCCACCGATTCGCCGGACTGCGACCTGAGGAAATACGGGAGCTTCAAGCAGGGTGGTGGTCCGATCGTCTGCCGCGGCCCGAATATCAATCCCATTGCCTTTGAACGTATCGTCGCTTGTGCGGAAAAAGCCAAAATTCCTTATCAACTCGAAGCCGATTCGCGACCCACGGGAACGGACGCCCGCGCGATTCAAGTTGCCGGCGACGGGGTGGCCACAGGGCTGCTGTCGATACCGCTCCGCTACATGCACACACCCAGTGAGATGGTCGATCTGAAGGACATTGAACATACCGTACAGCTTCTGGAGGCCTTTGCCCGCTCACTCAGGAAGGGTGATCGAGGTCTTTGGTAAGTCGATACAGTATGACCAAACCACTCGCAAAAAAGAAAGTCATCGGCTGGAAGGAGACCGTCGACCTCCCGGATTGGGGGATCGAGCACATCGTCTCCAAAAGCGACACCGGCGCGCGGCGGTCGGCTCTCGACGTTTCCAACGTGGTCGAGTTGCCGGATAACCGAATACAGTTTGATATCGTGATCGACCGCAAGGATCGCTCCCTCACCCGTACGGTGGTCGCGGATATCGCCCACCAGACCCATGTTCGCTCCAGCAACGGGCAGCGGCACGAGCGCTACTTCGTGCGTACCTGCGTCTCCATTGCCGGCGTGGCAAAGGAGGTTGAGTTCAGCCTCGTTTCGCGCGAGAGTATGGTCTGCCGCATACTACTTGGTCGCAAGGCACTGGAAGATGACTTTCTCGTCGATGCGTCCGTCAAACACGTCAGCAGGGCGCGCCGTAAGGTGCGTCTGGTTGAGGACTTCGAAATCTAAACTGTTATGAAACTAGCGATACTTTCCAGAGGACCAAAACTTTACAGCACCCGCCGCCTGCGCGAAGCCGCGATCCAACGGGGGC
This region of Coraliomargarita sinensis genomic DNA includes:
- a CDS encoding sugar phosphate isomerase/epimerase family protein, producing the protein MTDITDRLSLSSCWCSARHQDGYEMIEEVLGLGFKRIELSHGIRISLVPGILKAVEEGIIEVGSVHNFCPLPNTVQHAAPNLYQPSSSDSRERDLWHRYSLQTLDFAVKVGAPRIVMHSGSVHYFFWSPEARLERWIDKAGLEANELREHKAFRKRCDRTLKRIKRSAKPWLGRIHESYQKLMPEVSERGLTLGVENREGLEELPIDSDFEAFLDAFEEGSPVGYWHDCGHAQLKHQFGLMDHAEHLEKMAPRLIGFHLHDVSEGGKDHQTPGTGVIDFKMIARFVRPEHSLTLELSPSLTKDQVLQSKDYIADCLA
- a CDS encoding Hsp20/alpha crystallin family protein, which produces MKLIRYEYPQSPAASAFNRLFDLGGSSIDRFGSIFDDFFGGTTGFAQPAADLYEDEHNYYARFELPGMKKNEVDLELENSVLTISSVSVEKSDESESRASFQRSISVPDGVDLDAVSAAMKDGVLTVTLPKAEARKPRQITVK
- a CDS encoding Hsp20/alpha crystallin family protein, which encodes MSSTELQTSTATEATPTKSQARTWRRPAYDVSENEDAFNVRVNLPGVSRDGLDISIEDETLSITGSRAEVLPEGWRPLRREMPVGDYRLELRLNVAVNEDKIKAKVEDGVLDLTLPKADEVKPRKIKVS
- a CDS encoding P-II family nitrogen regulator; its protein translation is MKLIKAIVKPFKLEEVKEALSEIGVTGMTASEVKGFGRQKGHTEIYRGSEYTVDFLPKTMIETVVEDDVVEKAVDAIVKAAKTGKIGDGKVFVLPVEQAVRIRTEESDEDAL
- a CDS encoding M42 family metallopeptidase translates to MPKKKTSKKTAAKKTPKKYQAPDFLVDLLNARSPTGHEYEAQAVVDRYVGDKVDAYRRDTMGNRFATVNEAGDPSVLFAGHIDELGLIITYINDQGFLYFDTLGGHDKTMISGRRVSILTKEGEIKGVTGKRAIHLMSPEDRKKVPETHEIWIDIGVSSREEAEKLVRIGDPAIYDQSFELIRGSVGVARAFDDKAGAYAVLEAVRRLTKGKLTARVTAAATTQEEIGTRGAMTAAYSEKPDFAIAVDVGHATDSPDCDLRKYGSFKQGGGPIVCRGPNINPIAFERIVACAEKAKIPYQLEADSRPTGTDARAIQVAGDGVATGLLSIPLRYMHTPSEMVDLKDIEHTVQLLEAFARSLRKGDRGLW
- a CDS encoding ATP-dependent zinc protease family protein — protein: MTKPLAKKKVIGWKETVDLPDWGIEHIVSKSDTGARRSALDVSNVVELPDNRIQFDIVIDRKDRSLTRTVVADIAHQTHVRSSNGQRHERYFVRTCVSIAGVAKEVEFSLVSRESMVCRILLGRKALEDDFLVDASVKHVSRARRKVRLVEDFEI